In Neptuniibacter halophilus, the genomic stretch AGAGATTACACCAGGTGCTACCTTCTCAACGGCGTCAGTCAGTTTAGTTTCGATCGGGCCTTTACCGTCGATCGGGTTACCCAGAGCGTCTACTACACGACCCTGCAGTTCCGGACCAACAGGTACTTCCAGGATACGACCAGTACAACGTGCAGTCGCACCTTCTACCAGACCCTGGTAATCACCCAGTACTACAGCACCTACAGAGTCACGCTCAAGGTTCAGCGCCATACCGTAGATACCGCCAGGGAATTCGATCATTTCCCCGTACATAACGTCAGCAAGTCCGTGGATCGTAATGATACCATCGGAAACGCTCACTACAGTGCCCTCATTACGGGCTTCTGAAGTCACATCGAGTGTGTCGATGCGCTTCTTGAGAATCTCACTGATCTCAGAAGGATTCAGTTGCTGCATGCTTTTATTCCCCTAGGAATTCATCGCTTCGGCCAACTTCGCGAGTCGCGCGCGAACGGAGCCGTCGATCACCAAGTCGTCAGTGCGTACTACAGCACCACCCAGGATGGACTTGTCCACCTGAGAGGTCAGTACCACTTCGCGACCCAGTTTAGTTTTCAGTGCCTGAGCAAGTTTTTCCTGCTGCTCATCCTGCAGTTCAAAGGCAGTCGTCACTTCGATATCCAGTGACTTCTCCTGTTCTGCTTTCAGCTTTGCAAACTGTGCGCTGACTTCTGGCAGAATCGCCAGACGTTTGTTATCAGCCAGCAGTTTGAGGAAATTCTTACCCGCTTCATCAGCTTCTTCACAGAGGCTGATCATCAGATCAGCTTTCTGTGCGTCTGTCAGTGCAGGGTTACCCAGTACACGCGCTACTTTCTCGTCTTCTGCTGCAGCTGCAGCCAGAGCCAGTGTAGCAGACCACTGATCGAGGTTTCCCTTACCCAGAGCATACTCAAAAGCAGCTTTGGTATAAGGCCGAGCGACAGTGTTGACTTCAGCCATCTTTAAACCTCGCTTTAAAGCTCAGCGGCCAGTTTTTCAACAAGCTGCGCGTGTGCCTTCTCATCGATAGAAGCTTCCAGTACTTTTTCAGCACCGGCCAGAGCCAGAGCAGCTACCTGGGAACGCAGTGCTTCGCGTGCCTGGTTAACTTCCTGCTCCAGTTCAGCTTCTTTAGCCGCTTTAACGCGGTTAGCTTCTTCCAGAGCTTTCTCTTTAGCTTCTTCGATAATCTGGTTAGCCCGCTTGTTGGCCTGTTCAATGATGGCGGCTGCTTCTTCTTTGCCTTTGCGCATATTTTCAGTGGCTTTTTCCTGAGCCAGCTGAAGATCACGCTCAGCGCGGTCTGCAGCGTCCAGACCTTCTGCAATCTTCTTCTTACGCTCTGCAAGTGCAGCCGTGATTGGCGGCCACACGAATTTCATGCAGAAAACGACAAAGATAAAGAAAGCGATGGCCTGGCCAATGATGGTGATATTGATATTCACGCCATTACCTCTCGCGGTTGTTAATTAAGTAGGACTCGATAGACTCGAGGTTAAACGAGTAGCTACTTATGCAACAGCGAACATCAGGTACATACCCAGACCAACACCGATCATAGGTACCGCGTCAACCAGACCCATTACGATGAAGAACTGAGAACGCAGCAGTGGCACCAGTTCAGGCTGACGAGCAGCACCTTCCAAGAATTTACCACCCAGGTTACCGATACCTACAGCAGCACCAATAGCAGCCAGACCCATCAGAAGTGCAGCAGCCAGGAATACCAAAGCGTTAGCCATTTCCATCAGTTTTTCTCCACATTAAGTTTAAAAGTTCAAGTTTGAAAAAAAGTTAAATCAATAAAACAGTGCTTCAGTTCACGAATTGCTCTTAGTGATCATCATGTGCCATCGCAAGATATACGATTGTCAGCACCATGAAAATGAACGCCTGAAGAGTAATTACCAGAATATGGAAGATCGCCCATGGCACAGACAGAATCCACTGTGCCCAGAATGGTAGCAGTGCGATCAGGATGAAGATCATCTCACCCGCATACATGTTACCGAACAGTCGAAGCGCCAGAGAGATTGGCTTAGCCAGCAGGCCTACAATCTCAAGGAACAGGTTGAATGGCAGCATCCACTTGCCCATTGGCTGCAGTGAAAGCTCTGCCAGGAATCCACCGATTCCTTTCTCTTTAATGCTGTAGTAGATGATCAGGAAGAACACACTGAACGCCATACCCAGCGTCGCATTCGGGTCTGTGGTTGGTACAATTTTCATGTAACCCACACCCATCTGTGCTGCGATGTATGGAACCCAGTCGATTGGCACAAGGTCCATCAGGTTCATCAGGAAGATCCAGACAAAGATGGTCAGAGACAGAGGTGCGATAACCGGATTTTTATGGTGGAAAATCCCTTTCACGTTATCGTCAACAAACTCAATGATTGTCTCGATAAAGTTCTGGGTGCCACCCGGTACACCGGAGGTAGCTTTTTTCGCTACGCTACGGAACAACCACAGGAAGAACACACCGAGACCAACAGACCAGAGCATAGTATCCACGTGGATTGCCCAGAAACCGAAATCGGCAGGCATAATGACTTCACCGTGCGCCGGGTCAGTGTTCACGAAACGCCAGGAATCTGACTTCTCATGATAACCAAACGTGAGGTTAGTCAAGTGATGGGATATATACTCTGAGGATGTTACTGTGTCGCTACTAGCCATTCTCAGTTTCTCTCGTTCAAAGTTTCAGGAATCTTTTATTCAGGTTCATCTGAGCTATCCAGCCAACAATCTGCATCAGGATGAACATGCCAAATAGGGAAAATGGATTCAGGGGATGAATCAGGATAAACACGGCGGCAAAGCCTGCTGCCGTCAGTCCCATTTTCCATATTTGGCTCACATACATTTCTGCCAGTGCCTGTCTCGGAGTCTGTTGCTCACGAAACGTCAGGGCACGGTGCGTAAAATAAGCCGTCGGCAGCAGATACAATCCACCTCCGAGCAGGGCCGAATAAGCCATTTCAAGGCCGACCAGAAGCAGGGCCAGGCTGCCGAATCCACAGAGAACACTCTGTATCAGCAATAATCTGAACGTCTGGTTGCGGGTTTTCTGACTATGGACACCCGGTTTCCGGTTCCCCTTGCCCACTGTCATGTGCCGCAACCTTTTCAAGCCTTGTTCAAAATGACGCCCTGTTTTGGCGCGTACGCACCCAAAAATGCGTGCCGATTATATGAGCTTCGGCATGCCGAAACAACAGTCAGTTTCAGCATTTGCACTAATGTCGTAGCACCGGCCCTGCTCTGAATCGCTAAATTCAGTGCCAAAGTATGAGTCAGATCAAATTTATTTGAGCTGCTGCAAAATACTGTTCAGCGCTTCACTGTCATCGTAACTGATCGTGATCTTACCCCGCCCCCGGGCATTTTCACTGATTGCGACCTTAGTCGAAAAACGCAACGATAGTTCACCTGCCAACTCATCCAGTCTCGGGTTGGCTTCCGGCTTAGGCTTTTCTTCTGCGGTATCGCCTTGCTGCAGTTTCTTAACCAGTGCTTCTGCCTGCCGTACCGAGAGCCCTTTACCCGCGACTTCCTGCGCCGCTGCAATCTGCATTTCAGGTTCCAGTGCCAGCATTGCCCGGGCATGACCCATCTCCAGATCACCGTACTCGAGCATTTTTTTCACTTCGTCGGTCAGATTCATCAGACGCAGCAGGTTAGTCACTGCCGAACGGGATTTGCCTACCGCATCGGCCACTTCCTGCTGAGTCAGTTCAAATTCATCCTGCAGACGCTGCAGTGAGATCGCTTCTTCGATCGGATTCAGATTCTCGCGCTGGATGTTCTCGATCAGCGCCATGGCAATGGCCGCTTCATCCGGCACATCTTTGACGATCGCCGGGATCTCGGTCAGATCCGCCATCTGCGATGCGCGCCAGCGGCGTTCACCGGCAATGATCTCATACCGGTCAGAATCGATCGGCCGGACAACGATAGGCTGCATAACCCCCTGGGCCCGGATCGAGTTGGCTAACTCTTCGAGGGCCTGAGGTTCTATATCCCGCCGTGGCTGATAGCGTCCACGCTGAATCAGGTCCACCGGCATCAGACGATAGCCTTCAAGCCCCTCCGCTTCCTGTGTTGATACTTTCTCTTCAACATCGCTGACGCTAGACAGCAGAGCATCCAGACCTTTTCCCAGTCCACGCTTTTTAGCCATTGGTTATGCTTCCTGTGATTGTTCTTTCTCTTCCAGTTGGGTACGACGAATCAACTCGCCGGCCAGAGCCAGGTAGGCCACCGCACCACGGGAGTTCTTATCGTACAGCAGCGCCGGCAGACCATGGCTGGGTGCCTCGGCCAGACGAACGTTGCGTGGGATCACCGTGCGATACACCTTGTCGCCAAAGTATTCCACTAGATGGTCGGAGACATCTTTGGTCAGGCTCATACGCGGATCAAACATGGTACGCAGAATCCCCTCAATTTTGAGTGAGGGGTTAAGTCGCTTATTGATTTTGTCGATGGTTCCGATCAGTGCTGAGATCCCCTCAAGGGCATAGTACTCACACTGCATCGGGATGATCACCCCGGAGGATGACGCCAGCGCGTTGACTGTCAGCAGGTTCAGCGAGGGCGGGTTATCGATCAGCACAAAATCATATTCATCATTGAGTTCCATCAGCGCCATTTTCAGGCGGAACTCGCGGCGGGGAATCTGTAGCAGTTCAACCTCGGCCGCAGTCAGATCACCATTGGAGCCAATCAGGTCATAGCCCGCCGGGGTGTTTTTGACGATTGCTTCGCGGATGTTGACCTGATCAGTAAGTACCTCATACACGGTCTTCTCAAGGTTGTGTTTATCAACCCCGCTGCCCATGCTGGCATTGCCCTGAGGATCCAGATCAATCAGCAGTACCCGTTTTTTTGTTGCGGCCAGTGAAGCAGCCAGATTGACGCAAGTAGTTGTTTTACCTACGCCTCCCTTCTGGTTGGTGATCGTAATGACCTTCGCCACGCCTAGCGTCTCCCCAAAACTAGCAGATGCCTTTCCCCTTCTGTCTCCGGTACAGCGAGACGGTGACAGGCTTTAAGTTCATAACCGTCAGGCAGATCTGACAGTTCGTCCACAGGATACAATCCTTTCATTGCAAGAAAAACACCATCTTCACGACAAAGCTGATGGGTCCAGTTGATCATATCCTGTAATGATGCGAATGCACGGGATACAACCTGATCAAACGGTTCAAAATTGCAGTTTTCAACCCGTTCGTTGACCACCGTTAAGTTCTCCAGGCCCAGCTCGGCTTTTGCCTGTAGCTGAAACCGGGTTTTCTTACCGTTGCTGTCCAGTGTTGTCACCGCCAAATGCGGATAGCAGATTGCCAGCGGTATCCCCGGCAGCCCCGGGCCGCTGCCCACATCAATCAGGCGTTTTGCGTCGATATAGGGAACAATGCTGAGGCTGTCGATCAGATGGCGATTGATCATCTCCAGCGGGTCACGGACAGCAGTCAGGTTGTACGCTTTGTTCCATTTCACCAGCAGGTTCAGGTAACGCAGCAACAGCCCGGTCTGTGTCTCAGAAAGTTGCAGGTTGAGCCCGGCAATGCCTTTTTTCAGTGCAGCTTCCCACTGCGGCTGATTCATCTGGATCATTAACTGGCCACCTTACCCTGTGTCTTCGCCAACTGATGTTTCTTCAGGTACACCAGCAACAGCGAGATCGCCGCCGGGGTCATTCCCTGAATTCTGGAAGCCTGAGCAATCGTCACCGGGCGAACCTCTTTCAGCTTCGCTTTCAGCTCGTTAGACAGCCCACCTACCTGATCATAATCAAACCCATCCGGCAGCGCGGTGTTTTCCTGCCGGCGCATCTGTTCAATCTCATCCTTCTGCCGGTCGATATAACCTGCATACTTGTTCTGGATCTCAACCTGCTCTGCCACCTGCTGGTCGCTGACGCCCTCACCCTTGAGATGGGCCAGATCGCCGTACACCAGTTCCGGGCGTTTCAGCAGATCCGCCAGATTGTATTCGCGGGAGAGCGGAGTTTTCAGCTTCGGCGCCAGCGCGTCGGCTTCCGGCGAATTTGGCTGAATCCAGGTTTCGCGCAAACGCTGCTGTTCCAGCTCGATCGCCTCACGTTTTTCCGAGAACGCCTGCCAGCGTTCATCGCTGACCAGCCCCAGTTCACGCCCTTTCTCAGTCAGACGCAGATCCGCGTTGTCTTCACGCAGAATCAACCGGTATTCCGCCCGGCTGGTAAACATGCGGTATGGCTCTGAGGTTCCCAGAGTGATCAGATCATCCACCAGTACACCGATGTAGGCTTCATCACGGCGTGGATACCACTGCTCTTTGCCGAGTGCTCTTAAGGCGGCGTTCGCACCCGCCAGCAGCCCCTGAGCCCCCGCCTCTTCATAACCGGTTGTGCCGTTAATCTGACCGGCAAAGTAGAGGCCGTTCATATAGCGGGTTTCCAGCGTATGTTTCAGATCCTGCGGATTGAAGAAATCATATTCGATCGCATAACCCGGACGGACGATGTGTGCGTTTTCGAAACCGCGGATTGAACGCACAGCGGCCAGTTGAATATCAAACGGCAGGCTGGTCGAGATGCCATTCGGATAGAGTTCATGGGTGGTCAGACCTTCGGGTTCAACAAACACCTGATGCTGATCTTTATCAGCAAAACGCATGATCTTGTCTTCGATCGACGGGCAGTAACGTGGGCCGGCCCCTTCTATCACTCCGGTATACATCGGTGAACGATCCAGACCACTACGCAGTATGTCGTGGGTCCGCTCATTGGTGTGGGTGATATAGCAACTGATCTGTTGCGGATGATCGCTCAGTTTACCCATAAACGACATCACGGGTGTGGGTGTATCACCGGGCTGTTCCTGCATCACAGAAAAATCAACACTACGGGCATCGATACGAGGCGGCGTGCCGGTTTTCAGGCGCTCGACCCGAAATGGCAGTTCACGCAGACGCTGAGCCAGCGCGATTGATGGCGGATCTCCGGCGCGACCACCGGAATGATTTTCCAGCCCGATATGGATAACACCCCCGAGGAAAGTACCTGCGGTCAGCACGACCGACTCAGCACGGAAACGAATACCGGTCTGGGTAACAACGCCTTTTACGGTCTCGCCTTCAATGATCAGATCATCCGCTGATTGCTGGAATATCTCCAGATTGGGCTGGTTCTCGAGAATATGCCGGATAGCCGCTTTATACAGAATGCGGTCAGCCTGAGCACGGGTTGCTCTCACTGCAGGCCCTTTGCGTGAGTTAAGGACGCGGAATTGTATGCCCCCTTTGTCAGTAGCCAGAGCCATGGCGCCATCGAGTGCATCGATCTCTTTAACCAGGTGGCTCTTCCCTATTCCGCCAATCGCCGGATTGCAGGACATCTGTCCCAGAGTCTCAATGTTATGGGTTAACAGCAGGGTACGGGCTCCAGCCCTGGCAGAAGCTAACGCCGCTTCAGTACCTGCATGGCCACCACCAATAACAATAACGTCATAGCGGGTAGGAAAATCCACCGTTGTTTTACCTCTAATGAATGACTGCCGGTTATGAGACAAGCGACAGTTGAAGATCTGATCTGAAAAGGGCGCTGATTATACCCTTATGGGGAGCGGTTAGGAATGATCATTTTTTATACAGCTTTGTCTGACCTGTTTTCTTATATAAAGAATAAATAGATTAAAGAGAATATATGTTTTTTTATTTTAATGTTTATTAATGGTCAGCCACTTTTCTGGTGATAACCCTTTTTTTTCCTTTAGTAGCATGAGCTTAGCTGAATGATAACGGGTTATGTAAACTGCCGGTATCCCCTGCACAAACGGGTGGCGAGCTGTGTATATCCCGGGTGTTTTTCCACAGCCGGATATATGCACAGTTTTATCCTTAGGTTAACGACGCTCAGGTATACAGTTTATTCACACCCTCTGTGCATATCATAGCGGGTGTGTTTTCTTATGAATGGCTGTGTGGTTATTTCAGAGCCATGGTTTTCATTGTAAGGTTCTGTTTTTATTAATAATTTTAAATCTATCCTGAGATTACTCCCAGTTTATCCAGAGAAAAGTTGTACAGATTATTCAGGTGTTTTTGTGGATAAGCTGATAATAAGATTGGATTAATCTGTTGGAAAAGGCAGGTATTCAAGCCTTATCAATAGATTAGTGATCTGAGAGTGGTTGATTCTTAGCCAGGCACAGGCGCAGGATATGGCCCCTATCGGTGGATAACGGCCTGATTTTGCTGAAACTGCTGAGGATAACCGGGCAATAACCCGGTGTTCATTACTTACCGATACAGAATGAACTGAAGATCCGGCCGAGCAGATCGTCTGAGGAAAACTCACCGGTGATCTCTGCCAGCGCCTGTTGTGCCTGACGCAGGTCTTCAGCCAGCAGTTCTCCGGCTGCGTTATATTGCAACTGATCAAGGCCGGTATGCAGCAATGCACTGGCGCGCTCGAGTGCATCAAGGTGACGCCGGCGGGCCATAAATCCACCTTCGGTTGTGGTGCTGAAACCCATTGCATCTTTGAGGTGCTGGCGCAGCAGCTCTACCCCTCGCTGAGAC encodes the following:
- the rsmG gene encoding 16S rRNA (guanine(527)-N(7))-methyltransferase RsmG gives rise to the protein MNQPQWEAALKKGIAGLNLQLSETQTGLLLRYLNLLVKWNKAYNLTAVRDPLEMINRHLIDSLSIVPYIDAKRLIDVGSGPGLPGIPLAICYPHLAVTTLDSNGKKTRFQLQAKAELGLENLTVVNERVENCNFEPFDQVVSRAFASLQDMINWTHQLCREDGVFLAMKGLYPVDELSDLPDGYELKACHRLAVPETEGERHLLVLGRR
- a CDS encoding ParA family protein, encoding MAKVITITNQKGGVGKTTTCVNLAASLAATKKRVLLIDLDPQGNASMGSGVDKHNLEKTVYEVLTDQVNIREAIVKNTPAGYDLIGSNGDLTAAEVELLQIPRREFRLKMALMELNDEYDFVLIDNPPSLNLLTVNALASSSGVIIPMQCEYYALEGISALIGTIDKINKRLNPSLKIEGILRTMFDPRMSLTKDVSDHLVEYFGDKVYRTVIPRNVRLAEAPSHGLPALLYDKNSRGAVAYLALAGELIRRTQLEEKEQSQEA
- a CDS encoding ParB/RepB/Spo0J family partition protein; translation: MAKKRGLGKGLDALLSSVSDVEEKVSTQEAEGLEGYRLMPVDLIQRGRYQPRRDIEPQALEELANSIRAQGVMQPIVVRPIDSDRYEIIAGERRWRASQMADLTEIPAIVKDVPDEAAIAMALIENIQRENLNPIEEAISLQRLQDEFELTQQEVADAVGKSRSAVTNLLRLMNLTDEVKKMLEYGDLEMGHARAMLALEPEMQIAAAQEVAGKGLSVRQAEALVKKLQQGDTAEEKPKPEANPRLDELAGELSLRFSTKVAISENARGRGKITISYDDSEALNSILQQLK
- the atpB gene encoding F0F1 ATP synthase subunit A, with product MASSDTVTSSEYISHHLTNLTFGYHEKSDSWRFVNTDPAHGEVIMPADFGFWAIHVDTMLWSVGLGVFFLWLFRSVAKKATSGVPGGTQNFIETIIEFVDDNVKGIFHHKNPVIAPLSLTIFVWIFLMNLMDLVPIDWVPYIAAQMGVGYMKIVPTTDPNATLGMAFSVFFLIIYYSIKEKGIGGFLAELSLQPMGKWMLPFNLFLEIVGLLAKPISLALRLFGNMYAGEMIFILIALLPFWAQWILSVPWAIFHILVITLQAFIFMVLTIVYLAMAHDDH
- a CDS encoding ATP synthase subunit I; this translates as MTVGKGNRKPGVHSQKTRNQTFRLLLIQSVLCGFGSLALLLVGLEMAYSALLGGGLYLLPTAYFTHRALTFREQQTPRQALAEMYVSQIWKMGLTAAGFAAVFILIHPLNPFSLFGMFILMQIVGWIAQMNLNKRFLKL
- a CDS encoding F0F1 ATP synthase subunit B, whose protein sequence is MNINITIIGQAIAFFIFVVFCMKFVWPPITAALAERKKKIAEGLDAADRAERDLQLAQEKATENMRKGKEEAAAIIEQANKRANQIIEEAKEKALEEANRVKAAKEAELEQEVNQAREALRSQVAALALAGAEKVLEASIDEKAHAQLVEKLAAEL
- a CDS encoding F0F1 ATP synthase subunit delta, whose protein sequence is MAEVNTVARPYTKAAFEYALGKGNLDQWSATLALAAAAAEDEKVARVLGNPALTDAQKADLMISLCEEADEAGKNFLKLLADNKRLAILPEVSAQFAKLKAEQEKSLDIEVTTAFELQDEQQEKLAQALKTKLGREVVLTSQVDKSILGGAVVRTDDLVIDGSVRARLAKLAEAMNS
- the atpE gene encoding F0F1 ATP synthase subunit C, encoding MEMANALVFLAAALLMGLAAIGAAVGIGNLGGKFLEGAARQPELVPLLRSQFFIVMGLVDAVPMIGVGLGMYLMFAVA
- the mnmG gene encoding tRNA uridine-5-carboxymethylaminomethyl(34) synthesis enzyme MnmG, whose translation is MDFPTRYDVIVIGGGHAGTEAALASARAGARTLLLTHNIETLGQMSCNPAIGGIGKSHLVKEIDALDGAMALATDKGGIQFRVLNSRKGPAVRATRAQADRILYKAAIRHILENQPNLEIFQQSADDLIIEGETVKGVVTQTGIRFRAESVVLTAGTFLGGVIHIGLENHSGGRAGDPPSIALAQRLRELPFRVERLKTGTPPRIDARSVDFSVMQEQPGDTPTPVMSFMGKLSDHPQQISCYITHTNERTHDILRSGLDRSPMYTGVIEGAGPRYCPSIEDKIMRFADKDQHQVFVEPEGLTTHELYPNGISTSLPFDIQLAAVRSIRGFENAHIVRPGYAIEYDFFNPQDLKHTLETRYMNGLYFAGQINGTTGYEEAGAQGLLAGANAALRALGKEQWYPRRDEAYIGVLVDDLITLGTSEPYRMFTSRAEYRLILREDNADLRLTEKGRELGLVSDERWQAFSEKREAIELEQQRLRETWIQPNSPEADALAPKLKTPLSREYNLADLLKRPELVYGDLAHLKGEGVSDQQVAEQVEIQNKYAGYIDRQKDEIEQMRRQENTALPDGFDYDQVGGLSNELKAKLKEVRPVTIAQASRIQGMTPAAISLLLVYLKKHQLAKTQGKVAS